A window from Salvelinus fontinalis isolate EN_2023a chromosome 8, ASM2944872v1, whole genome shotgun sequence encodes these proteins:
- the LOC129860482 gene encoding putative nuclease HARBI1 produces MVCNADCVISNVVAKWPGSVHDSRIFRASEIYQCLSQGEFSGVLLGDRGYGCQPFLLTPFTDPQEAQQAYNHAHARTRARVEMTFGLLKARFHCLHKLRVSPVRACDITVACAVLHNVACLRKERAPRVPPAMDWDNPSIFPDDDSGRLLRDQYVLNYFS; encoded by the exons atggtctgcaatgctgactgtgtgatcagcaatgttgtggcaaaatggcctggctcagtccatgactccagaatctttcgggcctctgaaatctatcagtgcctatcacaag gtgaattctctggtgtgttgctgggagacagggggtatggctgccagccttttctcctgacacctttcacagacccccaggaagcacagcaggcctacaaccatgcccatgccaggaccagggccagagttgaaatgacctttggcctcctgaaggcacgctttcactgccttcacaaattaagggtcagccctgttagggcatgtgatattactgtggcttgtgctgtcctccacaatgtggcctgcctgaggaaggagagggcccccagagtgccaccagccatggactgggacaatccgtcaatcttccctgatgacgacagtggtcggctgctgagggaccaatatgtgttgaattattttagttag